TGCTCGGTCAGCCCTTCCGTTGAGAGGTTCTCGCCAAACGCTGGCGCGCAAAACAGCGCGGCTTGCTCCGGGAACATCTGCGCCCAGTGGGCATAGTGTTCACGCGGATAGTGGCACAACGCACGATCGGTTCCACCGTGGTAACTTTTTTCCGCCTGCTCGTCACCCGCAATGCCCAATTCCGTGAGGAGAAGCTCGCCTTCCACCTGCAATTTAGCAATCGCACTTGGCCGACTGCCGTCATAATCCCTTATTTTTCCAGTAAAAACGTCTACCTGATATTGCATGTTCCCTCCTCCCGCTCGTCGTCATCACGCTATTACATCACATTTGTTTGCTGACCTAACCTGCAAAAATGCGACATTCATGCCGATCCCCACCGGCCGGGCGTGCTATCACTTAACACAGTATTTGAAACGCAATTTCATTAATTAAGGAGGTTACAACGTGATCCGCGAAACATCTTTCTCCGGTGTCTGGTGCCCTTCCATCACGCCAATGGACAGCGAAGGGAAGCCTGACCTTAGCGCACTGAGCCAGCATATCGCCCGGCTGGCCGCGGCGAAAATCGATGTGGTCTTGCTGATGGGCAGCATCGGCGAGTTTGCCTCCTTCTCGCTGGAAGAGCGGCTGCTGTTGATTCGTGAAGCCCGCGGCATGTCGCCGATAACCATGGTGGCCAACATCTCTTCCACCTGCTTTAACGATATTCTGTGGATGGCTGATGAAGCCTGGCGCACAGGCTATGACGCGGTCATGGTGCTGCCGCCGTACTATTACGGGCAAACGCAAAACCAACTGTTGAGCTACTTCCGCGCTCTGGGCAAAGCGATAAGCGGCAAATGGTTCGCCTATAACTTTCCGGCGCGTACCGGCTGCGATCTGACGCCGGAGTTGGTCGCCACGCTGGCGGCGGAATTCCCGGATTTTGCTGGCATCAAAGATACCGTCGATTGCCAGTCGCATACCCGTAATATGATTCAGGCCACCGCGCAGGTGCGTGAGGATTTTGCCGTGCTGTGCGGCTACGACGAGTACTTTATCCCCAATCTGCTGGCAGGCGGCGCGGGCGTCATTTCCGGGCTGAATAATGTGATGCCGGAACTGTTTGTCCGGGCGCGAGAGGCGTGGCGTCAGGGCGATTTGCCGACGTTACATGCAATCCAGCAGGAGAGCGGCAAATTTATGGCGATCTACGCCATTGGCGACGACTTCGTTACCACCATCAAAACCGTGGTTTCACGCAAATTTGGCTACTGTACGCCGGTTTCACGCAATTTTGGCGGCACGCTGAATGACGAGCAGTGCCAAATTATTGATCGGGTGTTTAGCATTTGACCATAACGGGAAGTGGCTGGATTGCCGGATGGCGCAGCGCCATCCGGCTTGAGAGTTTTGTAACCCCGGCAAACGTAGCGCCACCGGGCAACGCATTATTTCACTGCGTTACGCATCACCACTTCCGCCTCTGCCGCTTTCACCTTGCGCGACCAGACGGACGTTAAAATCGGCACCAGAATCGAGGTGACAATCACCGAGGTCGCCACCAGCGCGGTTGCGGCCGGCGCCATCGGTTTAAAGTCCGGCACCATTTCGGCGATCAGCACCGGCGTTGCCACTGCCGCGCCCGCAGAACTGGAGGCCGCCAGCCCTGCTGTACCATCGCCGCCGCCAATCAGTTTATCGGCGATAATCAGCGGAATGCCGGTAATCACAATCACCGCCAGCCCCAGCAAAATCCCCAACAAACCGGTCTGCGCAATCACGCTTAAATCAATCGTGTTACCCAAGGCGAAAGCAAAGAACGGGATCAGCGTCTGCACCGCTTTACTGAAAAATTCCCGCAATTCCGCATCCAGATTACCCAGCGCGAATCCGACCAGAAAAGGCAGCACCGCGCCGACAAATACATGCGGCTCGAACGAGGCGATTCCCGCGGTGCCGAGGATAATCATCGTCATCAGCGGGCCGGATTCCAGCGACATCAACACGAACGCACCGGCTTCCTCTTTGGTGCCGTACTGCTGCATGATTGACGCATACAGCCCGCCGTTCGTCATATCCATCGATGCCACCAGCGCCAGCGTCGATAACCCGGCAAAAAAACCCACCTCCACACCGTGTTCAGGAATCAACCGTGAGGCCACGGCCGCCACCACCCAGGCAATCGCAATTTTAGTCACTACCAGCGTGCCGGATTTACGCAACACCGTGCCGGTGGCGCTCAGTTTGATGGAAGCGCCCATACAGAAAAACCATACCGCCAGAATCGGCACCGTACCGGTAATCATACCGTTAGTGAATGAGCCAAAGTACTTTCCCGCACCGGGCGCAAAAGTATGGCAGAGAGCGCCGATGAACAAAGGAACCAGCATCATCCCGCCAGGGATTTTTTCGATTGCACGCTTGATTTGCATATCTTCACCTGTCAAAAAACGTCCGATTTTTTGAGCGCTGAACCGCTATGTTTGCGGGACAACAGCAGCGCGGATGAAGAGAGGGTAGACCGGGTTTGGCAGGAGAAAAGTGATCAAACAATCATAACAAAACAATATTTCATTATTTTCAGATCAACGTTCCTTTTAACTTTCCGCGTTAGAAATGGCATAAAAAAACCCCGACGGCCAGGCCTGACGGGGTTTTGACTCACGCTAGCGCGAGAGGGAAAGTAAACTTATTTTTTCGCCGCGAAACGAGCCGCTGCTTCGTCCCAGTTCACCACGTTCCAGAACTCTTTGATGTAGTCCGGGCGGCGGTTCTGGAATTTCAGGTAGTAAGCGTGTTCCCACACATCCAGGCCCAGGATCGGGAAACCGGACGCGCCAGAGATCGCTTCACCCATCAGCGGGGAATCCTGGTTAGCGGTAGAAACCACCGCCAGTTTGTCGCCTTTCAGCACCAGCCAGGCCCAACCGGAACCAAAACGCGTGGCGGCTGCTTTTTCGAATTCAGCTTTGAAGTTGTCTACGGAACCGAAATCACGCTCGATAGCCGCTTTCAGATCGCCCTGCAGGGTGGTGCCTTTTTTCAGGCCTTTCCAGAACAGGCTGTGGTTAGCGTGACCACCTGCGTTATTACGCAGAACGGTTTTTTTGTCTGCCGGCAGTTGATCCAGTTTGGTGATCAGTTCTTCAGCTGACAGGCTGGCGAACTCCGGCAGGCTTTCCAGCGCGGCATTCGCGTTATTTACGTAAGTCTGGTGATGTTTAGTGTGATGGATTTCCATCGTCTGCTTGTCGAAATGAGGCTCAAGGGCATCATACGCGTACGGCAGAGCGGGCAGTGTATAGCTCATTTTCATCTCCATTATTGTCTGGCGGCATATATGTTAATGCCGCGTAAGCAGTCGGATCATTATAGTTAATTAAATGATATTGAAAATGTTTATCAATGCCGTAGTTTTAATAAGGTTATAACTTTTGGTTATGTTATTGAAATTGTGAAGCTGCTCACCTCCATCACGTGCTCATTGCCAGCTCGTCACCTATCGCGGCAAACGCCTCAAGGTTAATCTCCTGACTGATTTTTACACTCATCAGGTCGGCTGCTCGTATCCCGACGATAAAAACAAAGAGGATGAGAAAATGAGTAACGCGATTACGATGGGTATTCTTTGGCATTTGATAGGTGCGGCCAGTGCAGCCTGTTTCTATGCCCCGTTCAAGAAGGTTAAAAATTGGTCCTGGGAGACCATGTGGTCAATCGGCGGCATCGTCTCCTGGTTGATTCTTCCCTGGACCATCAGTGCGCTGTTACTGCCTGATTTTTGGGCCTATTACAGCTCATTCAGCGCTTCCACCCTGCTACCAGTCTTTCTCTTCGGCGCAATGTGGGGCATCGGGAACATCAACTACGGCCTCACCATGCGCTACCTCGGCATGTCGATGGGCATTGGCATCGCTATCGGCATTACGCTGATTGTCGGTACGCTTATGACGCCAATTATCAACGGTAATTTTGACGTTCTGATCAACACCGATGGCGGTCGAATGACGCTGCTCGGCGTGCTGGTTGCGCTGATAGGCGTCGGAATTGTGACCCGCGCAGGCCAGTTGAAAGAGCGCAAAATGGGCATTAAAGCCGAAGAGTTCAACCTGAAAAAAGGGCTGACGCTGGCGGTGATGTGCGGCGTATTTTCCGCCGGTATGTCCTTTGCCATGAACGCCGCCAAACCGATGCACGAAGCCGCTGCGGCGCTGGGCATCGATCCGCTCTACACCGCCTTGCCAAGTTATGTGGTGATCATGGGCGGCGGCGCGCTGATTAACCTCGGCTTCTGCTTCATTCGGCTGGCAAAACTGAAAAACCTGTCGGTAAAAGCCGACTTCTCGCTGGCAAAACCGCTGATCATCAGCAATATCCTGCTTTCAGCGCTGGGCGGTTTGATGTGGTATCTGCAATTCTTCTTCTACGCCTGGGGCCATGCCCGCATTCCGGCGCAGTACGACTACATCAGTTGGATGCTGCACATGAGCTTCTACGTGCTGTGCGGCGGCATTGTCGGGCTGATCCTGAAAGAGTGGAAGAATGCGGGTCGCCAGCCGGTGAGCGTGCTGAGCCTTGGTTGCGTGGTGATCATTGTTGCCGCCAATATCGTCGGCCTCGGCATGGCGAACTAATCAGGCAGCAACCCGGCTACGATGACGCCACTGACCTGGCGTCATCCCCACTTCCCGGCTAAACACCACCGAAAAGTAGTTACTGTCCTCAAACCCGCACTGCATGGCAATTTCGCCGATCATCTGCTCGGAATGTTGAAGCAAATACTGCGCATGGCAGATGCGCAACTGGCGCAGATAGTGGTTGATGGTCATCCCGGTCTGGCTGCGGAATTGCTGGCGCAGCGCACGCTCGCTGCACTGTTCCTGCTCGCAAAACTGCTCCAGCGCAAAGCTGCGATTCAGGCTGCCGGAGAGCGCGGTAATCAGCTTATCAAGCAGCGTCTCACTGTGCGTCGCGGCAAGGTTATCGGCAGCAAAACGGTGGCGTTTGAGCGTCATCACCAGTTGGGCAAACAGCGTTTCTGCCATCATATTCGCCAGCGGATCGGCTTTGGCGCTCTCATGCTCCAGCTGCGCAATCACCTGCCGCGCCTGCGCCATGCCGGTGCTGCCAATCCGCCAGTGCGGCGCGCCGGCCGGGCCGTTAAGGCCGGGAATATGCGCTGCCCAATCAAGATTGAGCGTCAATCGATCCGGGCAGTAGATAATATTTTGCAGCACCAGATCGTTAACCGAAGCGTAAGAGTGGCAATCTTCGGCGCGAATATAAAACAGGTCGCCGCGCGTGATGCGGTAAGGACGGTCATTCAGCACATGCAGGCCGTTGCCGCGCCACACCAGCACCAGTTCGCAAAATTCATGGGTGTGTTCAGCAAAGACATTTTGCGGATAGCGATCGGCCACCGCGACCGCTTGTCCGGCACGGGGAAAGAAATCCGCTTTGCGAAGAATCAGTTGGCCTGCCACACACTCACCTCTGCCTTGAACAACCTGAAATTATTAGCGGATCTTCGGCGACAAATCGGTGACAGCCTTCGCGTTACTGAAGCTGCGTATCGCGCCCCTGGCGGATATCGCGGGGCGACCAGTTGAATTCCCGGCGAAACAGGGTGGAGAAGTGATTGCTGTCGCCAAACCCGCAACGGAAAGCGATATCGGTAACGCTCTCGTCGCTGTGACGCAACATATGCCGCGCTTTGGTCAGCCTTAACCGGTTGAGATAACGCTGCGGCGTCAGGCCCGTAGAATGCTTCAACTGGCGATGCAGTGTGCGCAAAGAGAGCGTGAACTGGTCGGCCAGCGTTTCCCAACAGACATCCTCGGCGAAATGATCTTCCAGCCATAACATCAGTTGATTGAGGCGGGCATCGCTGCTGACGGCACCCTCCTGCTGGCTCCCTTTACGCAGCATCACCAGCAGTTGCATAAACAGGATCTCGCGGTTCGCAATACCGTGGGTATCCATTTCGGGATCCAGTTTTTCCATCTGCCCGATAATCTCCCGTACCTGCGCCAGCGTCTGCTGGCTCACCCGCCAGTGCGATGGGTAGTGACCATCCTGCTCCTGCGGCAGTAGCTGGTGCAAACCGGCAAGGAACTGGAAAGCCTCCGGTGAACGGTACAACACATTGGTCAGGCACAGGTTATCGGTATGCTCATATAAGTGCCGATCATGGTCGCGGACAAAACAGACGGTGCCGCCGCTGATAGTGAAAGGCTGACCATTAAAAACGTGGATCCCGGTGCCGTGTTCAACGATCACAATTTCATGAAAATCATGATGATGTTCAGGGAAAGCCGCCTGGGGAAGCCGGGGTTCAATGGCAACAGGTGATTGACCTGCCGGGAAAAAATCCACGCTATGAAGTACGGTCATGATTGCCCCACTAATGAGAAACTTTCTCAAAATAGTAATTAAGGGTTATCAACCTCACCTTAAATTTTCGACAGCTTTTCGCGCATAGCCTGCCGTTTTTTCAAGAAACGACCGGAAAGATCAGGAAATGTGGCAACGGTCACAATGGCTTAAATCCCCGCCATTACTGGAAACTGTGAACTTTCTCACGTTCACCTTTGCTTCCTTGCCAGCGGCAATTGGCGGCTGTCAGTAGCAAGAAGGTACGCCTTACCCCTCTTTTTTAGACTGTCTGCAATGACTCTAAGAAGGACCCAATCATGACTTTTCGCCACTGTGTCGCAGTTGATTTAGGCGCCTCAAGCGGACGTGTCATGCTGGCGCGTTATGACAGCCAGCAGCGCATCCTTTCGCTTCGCGAAATCCACCGTTTTAGTAACTGTCTGCAAAAAGTGGACGGCTTTGATTGCTGGGATATCGACAGCCTGGAAAACGAAATTCGCTGCGGCCTGCTGAAGGTTTGCGAAGAAGGCATTCAGCCCGACAGCATCGGCATCGATACCTGGGGCGTCGATTACATTCTGATTAACCGCGAAGGCCAGCGCGTCGGTCTGCCGATTGCTTACCGCGACGATCGCACCGATGGCGTAATGCAGCGTGCGCTGCAGAATCCCGGCAAAGCCGATATCTATCGCCGCAGCGGCATCCAGTTTTTACCCTTCAACACGCTGTATCAGTTACGTGCGCTGACGGAACAACAGCCGGAGCTGCTTGACCAGGTCGCGCATGCGCTGCTGATCCCCGATTACTTTAGCTACCGTCTGACCGGCCAATTGAACTGGGAATACACCAATGCCACTACCACGCAACTGGTCAATATCAACACCGATAACTGGGACGATTCGTTGCTGGCGTGGGCGGGCGTTCCGGCCAGTTGGTTTGGCACGGCCACACATCCCGGCAATGTGATTGGTCACTGGATCTGCCCGCAGGGCAACGCGATTCCGGTGGTCGCCGTCGCCAGCCACGATACCGCCAGCGCGGTAATCGCCTCGCCGCTGGCGGATAAAGACGCAGCTTATTTGTCCTCCGGCACCTGGTCATTAATGGGCTTTGAGAGCAAA
The Kosakonia oryzae genome window above contains:
- a CDS encoding dihydrodipicolinate synthase family protein, with the protein product MDSEGKPDLSALSQHIARLAAAKIDVVLLMGSIGEFASFSLEERLLLIREARGMSPITMVANISSTCFNDILWMADEAWRTGYDAVMVLPPYYYGQTQNQLLSYFRALGKAISGKWFAYNFPARTGCDLTPELVATLAAEFPDFAGIKDTVDCQSHTRNMIQATAQVREDFAVLCGYDEYFIPNLLAGGAGVISGLNNVMPELFVRAREAWRQGDLPTLHAIQQESGKFMAIYAIGDDFVTTIKTVVSRKFGYCTPVSRNFGGTLNDEQCQIIDRVFSI
- the kdgT gene encoding 2-keto-3-deoxygluconate transporter, with amino-acid sequence MQIKRAIEKIPGGMMLVPLFIGALCHTFAPGAGKYFGSFTNGMITGTVPILAVWFFCMGASIKLSATGTVLRKSGTLVVTKIAIAWVVAAVASRLIPEHGVEVGFFAGLSTLALVASMDMTNGGLYASIMQQYGTKEEAGAFVLMSLESGPLMTMIILGTAGIASFEPHVFVGAVLPFLVGFALGNLDAELREFFSKAVQTLIPFFAFALGNTIDLSVIAQTGLLGILLGLAVIVITGIPLIIADKLIGGGDGTAGLAASSSAGAAVATPVLIAEMVPDFKPMAPAATALVATSVIVTSILVPILTSVWSRKVKAAEAEVVMRNAVK
- the sodA gene encoding superoxide dismutase [Mn], which translates into the protein MSYTLPALPYAYDALEPHFDKQTMEIHHTKHHQTYVNNANAALESLPEFASLSAEELITKLDQLPADKKTVLRNNAGGHANHSLFWKGLKKGTTLQGDLKAAIERDFGSVDNFKAEFEKAAATRFGSGWAWLVLKGDKLAVVSTANQDSPLMGEAISGASGFPILGLDVWEHAYYLKFQNRRPDYIKEFWNVVNWDEAAARFAAKK
- the rhaT gene encoding L-rhamnose/proton symporter RhaT; this encodes MSNAITMGILWHLIGAASAACFYAPFKKVKNWSWETMWSIGGIVSWLILPWTISALLLPDFWAYYSSFSASTLLPVFLFGAMWGIGNINYGLTMRYLGMSMGIGIAIGITLIVGTLMTPIINGNFDVLINTDGGRMTLLGVLVALIGVGIVTRAGQLKERKMGIKAEEFNLKKGLTLAVMCGVFSAGMSFAMNAAKPMHEAAAALGIDPLYTALPSYVVIMGGGALINLGFCFIRLAKLKNLSVKADFSLAKPLIISNILLSALGGLMWYLQFFFYAWGHARIPAQYDYISWMLHMSFYVLCGGIVGLILKEWKNAGRQPVSVLSLGCVVIIVAANIVGLGMAN
- the rhaR gene encoding HTH-type transcriptional activator RhaR, with the protein product MAGQLILRKADFFPRAGQAVAVADRYPQNVFAEHTHEFCELVLVWRGNGLHVLNDRPYRITRGDLFYIRAEDCHSYASVNDLVLQNIIYCPDRLTLNLDWAAHIPGLNGPAGAPHWRIGSTGMAQARQVIAQLEHESAKADPLANMMAETLFAQLVMTLKRHRFAADNLAATHSETLLDKLITALSGSLNRSFALEQFCEQEQCSERALRQQFRSQTGMTINHYLRQLRICHAQYLLQHSEQMIGEIAMQCGFEDSNYFSVVFSREVGMTPGQWRHRSRVAA
- the rhaS gene encoding HTH-type transcriptional activator RhaS yields the protein MTVLHSVDFFPAGQSPVAIEPRLPQAAFPEHHHDFHEIVIVEHGTGIHVFNGQPFTISGGTVCFVRDHDRHLYEHTDNLCLTNVLYRSPEAFQFLAGLHQLLPQEQDGHYPSHWRVSQQTLAQVREIIGQMEKLDPEMDTHGIANREILFMQLLVMLRKGSQQEGAVSSDARLNQLMLWLEDHFAEDVCWETLADQFTLSLRTLHRQLKHSTGLTPQRYLNRLRLTKARHMLRHSDESVTDIAFRCGFGDSNHFSTLFRREFNWSPRDIRQGRDTQLQ
- the rhaB gene encoding rhamnulokinase, producing MTFRHCVAVDLGASSGRVMLARYDSQQRILSLREIHRFSNCLQKVDGFDCWDIDSLENEIRCGLLKVCEEGIQPDSIGIDTWGVDYILINREGQRVGLPIAYRDDRTDGVMQRALQNPGKADIYRRSGIQFLPFNTLYQLRALTEQQPELLDQVAHALLIPDYFSYRLTGQLNWEYTNATTTQLVNINTDNWDDSLLAWAGVPASWFGTATHPGNVIGHWICPQGNAIPVVAVASHDTASAVIASPLADKDAAYLSSGTWSLMGFESKTPYTSDDALAANITNEGGAEGRYRVLKNIMGLWLLQRVLKEQQVSDLPALIAATEQLAPCRFVINPNDDRFINPQNMSAELQATCREAGQPVPQNAAELARCIFDSLALLYADILAELAFLRGKPFNRLHIVGGGCQNQLLNQLCADACGLPVVAGPVEASTLGNIGIQLMTLDELSNVDDFRQVVASNHNLITFTPNPDHEIARYVARFQQKRQTKELCA